A segment of the Lycium ferocissimum isolate CSIRO_LF1 chromosome 10, AGI_CSIRO_Lferr_CH_V1, whole genome shotgun sequence genome:
AAGTACTTGTATTTGAACTCAAATTGAACCCTAGGTTGTGGTAAATTAAATCACTTTTTGCATGCTTGTTGTGGTTTGGTTTTTGTGTGGCGCTTTAAGGTGTTGTTTTGATACTTTTTTGCCCTGTTTTGTTTGCTTTATTTGCTTTAGGGTTTTTGAGACTTAtgaattcaatttttatttttttacaaaagttGAACCTTTGAATTAGGAAAGTGTAAGGAGGgaattgatgttatttgttagggaaaatgatgattttgtaaCTACGTTGGGAGACATCATTTTTTGAATTCGCCCTTCGCTTTCTGGGTGGCTTGATTTCTGAGAGACTACATTAACTtatcataaaaagaaaaggattcatCAGAGACTAAGAATTTCCAGGTGTTTGTCAAAAGGAAGGATGAGTGGCTATGTAAATCAGTTACGTACGCATATGGGTTTATGTTGCATTTGATTGCCTGAAGGTTGCTCTTGCACTAAATTCAGTTACTAAAATCTGATCTGGGGtgggccggggggggggggggtttaccAATGAGGATAGATTTCAAAGTTATACATGGATGTCCCGGGTAGTAGTGTCGTAAAGGACTCATTTTCCCGCAAATTCAACTGCTACAGATTGAAGTCCATAGTGTATTTAGCTTGAGAGATATCGTACATACTTTTGTAGAAAGAAAATACATATGTCCTCTTTAAAATCTAAATGTGTTAAGAATTTGTACTTCTGGTGTAAGAGGAACAGTTActgattttatttctttgtcTGATCTTATGTACTCCTTCATTCTATAGAAGGAGAAGAGCTCCCATCGTACTTCTGCAGTACCTCCTTGCGAGGGAGGAGCTAGCCTTTTTGCCTACGGGTTCGGCATTACCCAATAGCGTTGGCGTAAATcttgtatttgtattaaaaaaccGCTTagcatgtataaataatttatcaagaacttagtaactttttcttttctagaatcTAGAAGCCATAAGCTCAAAATCCTAGCTCCGCCTCCTTGGTACTTGTCAATAAAACTTTTAccttcttattaaaaaaaatatatatatatcttaaacTAACATCCAAATTTATCATAATGCTAGTAATCCCTCCGGTCCACTTTACGTGTCGtccttactaaaaatagatgGTCTAAATAGTTGTCATTTTAAAAAACTTTGATATAATTACTATTAGTTTtcacttttacccttaataaatGTGGTGAGAGATTAATGTGCTGAAGAAGATAATACTATTAAATTGAGATCAAAGAATAAGtaaggataatttagtcaaattaccctTTTAGTCAAAGGTgtgcttaagccctgaagcgaggcgcAAAACATGTTGAACTCTTCGCCTGGCTTAACGGACGCTTCAGTGtcgtcatcaaggctctaagccATACTTTCCCTTGCCAATGAGCGTAATCCTAAAGAGTCGACACTAAACAATTGATATTTCCTTTTATcgtaattctttttttaaatttctttgtccatatatttgttattcatgcttaaaGTTATTAGTCTTGGAGTAGAAGTACGTATTTATATTTCTTCTCTATTTGGTCCTTTCTTCATTAAAGCTcacgctttatttgcgcttttgcgcttaaagccccttAGTGCTTTTTTGCATTTTTCACCTTTGATAACACTGCTCTTGGGTGCTCCAAAGAACAATAACAAAGGTCTGATTTCTTTgtctttcttatttttcctcTCTGAGCTGGTCTGGACTGCTTGCTGGAGTTTAATTAATTGAGTTTGTCATTTTAgtttattaatttaattgtgCAAGGTTAATTTTGGTCTTTTTTAGAAAATTGCGCTTCACTTCAATGAAGCGAGCGCTTCGCTTCACGCTTAGCTTGAAGCGTGAAGCGGGGCCTCATCGCTTTTTACTGCTTCACGCTTCCAGAAACACTGTGGTGGACTATCTATCCCGGTTTCAATCTCTTGGAATATCAACACTGTAATAATGGTTACCATTTATTTTATGCTGTATCACCGGGCAATAAATAGTTGAAATGACTGAATTCAAACTATGTCATTCAATTGAATGGAGGGTATTACCTTTATTTAACAAGATCAGAAATGTATTATAGCATACTATTTTAAATCCTAATTCGACGTTCTTTTATGTTACATTCTCCTTTTACCAGGCATTGAGCAGAAAATTGTACCTTTTATGCCTTTTGTTGGGTCTACTAGTATAATCAAGTTCTGGATTAAGTGAAGCGCATGCACCATTCCTATTCTTTAGACAAGTAGATATGCGGTACTATGCTTCTTATGTGGATGTTGAATCTGCGGTTTGCTGACAGTCTGATCTGCATGTGTAGGGTAGAGGGTATATCTCCATGGGGAAATATTTGTAACCAAAATGTATTCTAAACGATCTGGTCAAGCTGATGACGCTGTTTCAGGGCCAGTTCGTACAAGTGACAGGCTTCGACGAAGGCCAAAATTGTATGGTCGCCCATACTTGTATTATACTCCAAAGATGATTCGCCCTAAGAGAAGCAAGACCAAGACAAGGACTGCGGCATCTCAGATTGCGAAGATGTTGCGTCCTGGTAGTCGGCCAGTGCGGACAAAAAATGCAGATGTATGGCTTTTTCTTGTTTCTCTGTCTTCTGTTGATTATGTATGGCATCTTGTGCACAAAGTGCATCTTCCTTTTTTGTGGTTCCTAAAACTCAAGATCTGCTTATGCATTTAAGTTTAATCTGAAACGACAGTTTGGCTAGTGAACATATCTTAGATTGTACTACATTGTCTTCTTTTTCACGCTTATGTTAGTGAACGGaggattatatacttatcaaaAATGTTAGTGAACGGAGGATATCTGATATACAGTTGGATTTAACTAATGTCACTACTTATAGAATCGTTACAATACAGtgtatgttgtattttggtgaCACCATGGTGCCTATTTAGTTAATTTTCATGATTAGATAATTCTCTATATGGCATTGGATGGCGATATCTCCACCAAATTCGTCCATCTCTGCTCAAGTTAACCTTGTTCTATGTGTGGTTgggaatcttttttttttccctttgtgTACCCATTTGATTCTGTTACCATTCTTTTCATGACATTTGTCTTCTTATTTGCACATATTTCGTAAGGTCTTTGAAAACGTATTTAGGAGAAAAAGAACAAGTTATAAGGTGTTTGAAATACAAGTTATAAGATgtttgaaaatgattttttggcAGTCAGTTGCCGCCAACCTTCGACGCTCTACGAGAAAGAGGAGAATTTCTGTGAACCTTGAAGGATATACAGATAGTTCTGGAACTGAGGATAATGACTTGATGGTAAGGTTTCTATTGTCTTGCTAGCATGAATTTCCAATTCAAAATGTAAAATAGCATATAGCAAGTCATCTATGAATATCGAATTACTCCATCTAATTTGCCATACTATGTGAAGTGGTAGatgttattttgaaaattggTTTAATGTGAATTTGCTTCAGAGCCCAAAGTATCGAAGTTCTAGGAACCGAGTAGATAATAACAGTGCAAGTCAGGATGACCTCATGCCTCGACGTGAAGGACTGCGTCCTCGTCGTGCAGGATTACGACCTCGTCGGGCAAGAGCAGTTGCAAGACAGCAGTTAAATCTAAGGTCTGATGATGAACAAGATACTTCCGACGAGAAGATTGGCCAGGGTGATCCTGAAAATGGAAATGATgtagatgataatgatgctgaTGATGGTGAGGCGGAGGATGAAGGTGGTGGTGACGATGATGGAGAGGATGAGGGTGAAGATGAAGGCGACGAAGATGGTGATGATGAAGAGGGTGAAGAACAGGACGGTAGAAGGCGATATGACCTCCGCAACCGAGCTGAAGTACGCAGGCTTTCTATGGAAGGAGTTAAACAAAGGCCAAGATCTCCTCGTAGGGTACTTCAGCAAGGAATGGGAACCAAGGTCAACAGAGATGTAAGAAGAGGAGGATCCCGAGTTCATAAACGTCATCGGATGACGCGAGGTGATGACTctgatgattctcttcttgtAGATGAGCTGGACCAAGGTCCTCCAATTCCTTGGGGTAGAGGTGGGAGCAGATCTGGACCACCTTGGCTATTAGGAGGATTAGACATGCAAGGAACAACATCATGGGGATTAAATGTGGCTGCATCTGGATGGGGTCATCAAAGTGAGGCTTCCGCTAATTTGACATCTGGGATTCAAACTGCTGGACCAAGCTCCAAGGGAGGGGCTGATATTCAACCACTGCAAGTGGATGAAACGATAAGCTTTGATGACATTGGTGGGCTTTCTGAATATATAGATGCACTGAAGGAAATGGTATTTTTCCCACTATTATATCCAGACTTCTTTGCAAGTTATAACATCACCCCCCCAAGGGGAGTTTTATTGTGTGGACCTCCGGGCACAGGTAAAACACTGATCGCTAGAGCATTAGCTTGTGCTGCGTCAAAGGCTGGCCAGAAAGTGAGTTTTTATATGCGGAAGGGTGCTGATGTCCTGAGCAAATGGGTGGGCGAGGCTGAAAGACAGCTAAAATTGTTATTTGAAGAAGCTCAGAGGAACCAGCCTTCCATCATCTTCTTTGATGAGATTGATGGACTTGCTCCTGTTAGGTCTAGCAAGCAAGAGCAGATTCATAATTCTATTGTGTCAACTTTACTGGCTTTGATGGATGGCCTTGACTCTCGAGGTCAAGTAGTCTTGATTGGTGCAACCAATCGGGTTGACGCCATTGATGGAGCCTTGAGGCGACCTGGAAGATTTGATCGTGAATTTAACTTTTCTCTACCTGGTCTTGAGGCACGCTCTGAAATATTGGATATTCACACTAGGAAGTGGAAACAGCCTCCTTCTAAGGAGCTAAAAATGGAACTTGCAGCTAGTTGTGTGGGATATTGCGGTGCTGATCTAAAGGCATTGTGCACAGAAGCTGCTATTCGTGCATTCCGTGAAAAGTATCCTCAAGTTTACACTAGTGATGACAAGTTCTTGATAGATGTTGAATCAGTCACGGTGGAGAAGTATCATTTTTTAGAGGCCATGACGACAATCACTCCAGCTGCCCATAGAGGCTCAATTGTGCACTCAAGGCCATTATCTTCTGTTGTTGCACCTTGTCTGCACGGACCTCTCAGGAAAGCTATGAGCATCATTTCGGATATTTTTCCTCTTTCAGTTTCTTCAGAATTGAGTAAACTTTCCATGCTCTCCTATGGCTCTGCTATTCCTCTTGTGTACAGACCTCGACTTCTGCTATGTGGTAGTGAAGGTGTTGGACTGGTAATTAACTTTGGACGTTTCTTTTATGAGTTGGAGAAATATGGACTTCACTAAATATACTTACTCATGTAGTTTTCCAGGATCATGTAGGGCCTGCAATTTTACATGAATTGGAAAAATTTCCTGTTCATTCGCTTGGACTTCCATCCCTTCTTTCTGATCCCGGTGCGAAGACACCAGAGGAGGCATTAGTTCACATATTTAGTGAAGCAAGGAGAACAACTCCGTCAATTCTCTATTTACCTCATTTCCATCTTTGGTGGGAGAATGTGAGTTATTGTTCACATCTTTCCTTTTCCTCATTCTACGGTGCTtcatttttgacatttttagtGCATAAATGATTTTCTTGACCCTGCTTATTTCTCAGGCACATGACCAGCTCAAAGCTGTTCTGCGGACGCTGTTGGAAGAGCTCCCATCTGACTTGCCTATACTGTTATTTGGGACTTCATCAATACCACTTTCTGAACTACCTGATGAGCCTTCTTCAGTATTTTCACACCATAGCATGTATGCTTTGTTCAAATTGAGCTCCACCTTTTAGTTGTCTTTTCATTAGCATGTTTCTCTTTGCATTCTCTCGATATGCTTATTATTTACCTTCATTTCATCTGTTATCTTACCTGTTCACCAGCTGCTTGTAAATTTTACTTCCTCGTCTTAGTTGGCTTACAGTTTCATTTTAGGTTCTGTTTGAAGGTTGATGCATTcaatgatgttattgtattTGTGGTTAGTTCTCAAAAGAGGGAATAATTGTATTAATGATGGTATTGGTCTCTGCCTATGTTGTGGTTTCTGCAAGTATAGCTTTTTATCCTGAACATCACGGACAGTGTATTATCCTTTTAGGATAAACCTGATGTTTGCAGTCACAGATAGTTCTTGCTTAAAAGTTTTGTGGGGTCAAAACTTCACACTTCTTCTTGAAAGGTTGTGGGACTAAGTTCTGTAGGTAGAAGGAGAAGCAAGGATACTCTCTGGGCCTAAATTACATTGAGTTTGGTGGTGATCTCAAGCAGCTGAAAGTAGTCTTGTATGTTTAGCAGGAGCGCTCTTTGCCTTGATGGTATCTTGGAATAGTGTCATAAAATTTTGTGCTAATGATATTCAATTCCTTCTGGCTACATTTAAGAAAAGTTGTGCTGTCTTTCGTCTAGGCAATATGGATCTTCTGAAACAGCTCTCTTGTGCAATTTATCTGGCTTTGACAACATTGCTTATTTGTACCATTGGTGGAAGCTGAAAGGGGATTTGGTCTATAGAGCCTTCCGTTCTCTTAAGATGGTCACGAACTACTTTTAAATgcttattagtttttttttccccttaaagAAATTGAAAGCCTCTATGCTGCATAACGTATTTTGTTGACTAGTTAAGTTGTGTTATTTGCATTATCCCATAACATTTGCTTATAAGAATATGATCTCCTTAGTCACTGATGATAGAGGGTCCAGGTGATGTAGCATTGCTTTCGGTCGGTGGACGAGATAATGAGGACGACAACTCCATTTCAGAAAGATAATGATGACTACAACTGGTCATTACTAGATTTATGGATAATGAAATACAAAGTAATGTTACTGAAAATTGCGTTGCAGAAGGTGTTAATATTCTTTCGGGATCCTGCATTTGCAATCTCTATAATATGCTTTGTTGCTAAAATTTGGAGCTTGCATAGAACCTATATTAGCATAGAACCTATATTGTGTAAGCTCGTACAAAGCATCCTTTTGGGGGCGGATAGATATAGAATTAgatatatttttgttctttttgttttggtaAATGACCTGATAAATCATATATATGAGTCCATCTTCAAGGTAGTATTAACAGCTGTACCTTATCTCCAGCTTATGTTTGGATACTCCATCAGATGAAGATAGGTCTCTGTTCTTTGATCGTCTCATAGAAGCTGCTTTGTCAATTCAAGTTGAAGCTACAACAAAGAAGTCCGGTAAATTGGACTCCCTTCCTGAACTCCCAAAGGCGCCAAAGGTGTCTGCTGGACCGAAGGCATCTGAAGTAAAAGCCAAAGCTGAAGCTGAGGGCCATGCCCTTAGGCGATTGAGGATGTGCCTCCGTGATGTCTGCAACCGGTATATATTTGATCTGAGAAATCGTATTAGCTGGAAATTCAAAACATGGTTTCTAAATTTGGTTGAAGTAACTACATTTCATGGTGATATCCACATACTTATATTTTCAGATACTAAATCTTAATTCTGTGTTTAGAAACTGAAATGGCGGAAAATGTCTTATTGTTGCGTTTGAATGTATTTGCATgtatgtttcatgaaatttttgttGTTCAGGACATAAGAAACTCTATTAGATGAAGTCGTCGACCTCTTATTGTGGAGTTGCCTCCAtgtttttttaatcaagtattttcattcataaacatggcCAAACTGGTCGTATACAAGGGATATACCAGATGGTAAAGAATCTACAAAATATGAGTCTCTACAAACTCCACCCAATCATCTGTACAACAAGGAACCTTCTGCTTACAGCAGAAGAAAATAAGGGAGCGAAGACTTACTCCTCAACTGGGAGAAACTTGACTCTACTCCTTCAAAAGCTCTTCTATTTCTCTCTCCATACTACCCACATTAACACAAGCAGAATCACATTCCAAGCCCTTCGTTTTCTCCTCCTTCACACACTTTTCCAACTGAACGTCAAATCTTTCACCGTGCTTGGCATTGCCCAAGGAGTGCGAAACCACTTAAACAAATCCCACCATAATCTCA
Coding sequences within it:
- the LOC132033637 gene encoding ATPase family AAA domain-containing protein At1g05910 isoform X1, whose translation is MYSKRSGQADDAVSGPVRTSDRLRRRPKLYGRPYLYYTPKMIRPKRSKTKTRTAASQIAKMLRPGSRPVRTKNADSVAANLRRSTRKRRISVNLEGYTDSSGTEDNDLMSPKYRSSRNRVDNNSASQDDLMPRREGLRPRRAGLRPRRARAVARQQLNLRSDDEQDTSDEKIGQGDPENGNDVDDNDADDGEAEDEGGGDDDGEDEGEDEGDEDGDDEEGEEQDGRRRYDLRNRAEVRRLSMEGVKQRPRSPRRVLQQGMGTKVNRDVRRGGSRVHKRHRMTRGDDSDDSLLVDELDQGPPIPWGRGGSRSGPPWLLGGLDMQGTTSWGLNVAASGWGHQSEASANLTSGIQTAGPSSKGGADIQPLQVDETISFDDIGGLSEYIDALKEMVFFPLLYPDFFASYNITPPRGVLLCGPPGTGKTLIARALACAASKAGQKVSFYMRKGADVLSKWVGEAERQLKLLFEEAQRNQPSIIFFDEIDGLAPVRSSKQEQIHNSIVSTLLALMDGLDSRGQVVLIGATNRVDAIDGALRRPGRFDREFNFSLPGLEARSEILDIHTRKWKQPPSKELKMELAASCVGYCGADLKALCTEAAIRAFREKYPQVYTSDDKFLIDVESVTVEKYHFLEAMTTITPAAHRGSIVHSRPLSSVVAPCLHGPLRKAMSIISDIFPLSVSSELSKLSMLSYGSAIPLVYRPRLLLCGSEGVGLDHVGPAILHELEKFPVHSLGLPSLLSDPGAKTPEEALVHIFSEARRTTPSILYLPHFHLWWENAHDQLKAVLRTLLEELPSDLPILLFGTSSIPLSELPDEPSSVFSHHSILCLDTPSDEDRSLFFDRLIEAALSIQVEATTKKSGKLDSLPELPKAPKVSAGPKASEVKAKAEAEGHALRRLRMCLRDVCNRILYDKRFSAFHYPVMDEDAPNYRSIIQNPMDMATLLQRVDSGKYITSKAFLEDFDLIVSNAKKYNGDDYNGARIVSRAHELRDSVHGMLSQMDPALVAFCEKIAAEGGPVSVPDELGGDALPQTPVLQSTTMTRASARLRNVQPEVNLGQSYEALRRHKKHADSAHSVPDDELQHQDSLPSKSSDDHEDGASEQRPESTLADGNQPVDVPDTSGCTSRDVMMSDAELSGKIKSVKKQLVKRTKNYGIPQLERLYTRIMKGVFETKTAVTNEDLKTSILSFMLKFAEDALKF
- the LOC132033637 gene encoding ATPase family AAA domain-containing protein At1g05910 isoform X2, coding for MSPKYRSSRNRVDNNSASQDDLMPRREGLRPRRAGLRPRRARAVARQQLNLRSDDEQDTSDEKIGQGDPENGNDVDDNDADDGEAEDEGGGDDDGEDEGEDEGDEDGDDEEGEEQDGRRRYDLRNRAEVRRLSMEGVKQRPRSPRRVLQQGMGTKVNRDVRRGGSRVHKRHRMTRGDDSDDSLLVDELDQGPPIPWGRGGSRSGPPWLLGGLDMQGTTSWGLNVAASGWGHQSEASANLTSGIQTAGPSSKGGADIQPLQVDETISFDDIGGLSEYIDALKEMVFFPLLYPDFFASYNITPPRGVLLCGPPGTGKTLIARALACAASKAGQKVSFYMRKGADVLSKWVGEAERQLKLLFEEAQRNQPSIIFFDEIDGLAPVRSSKQEQIHNSIVSTLLALMDGLDSRGQVVLIGATNRVDAIDGALRRPGRFDREFNFSLPGLEARSEILDIHTRKWKQPPSKELKMELAASCVGYCGADLKALCTEAAIRAFREKYPQVYTSDDKFLIDVESVTVEKYHFLEAMTTITPAAHRGSIVHSRPLSSVVAPCLHGPLRKAMSIISDIFPLSVSSELSKLSMLSYGSAIPLVYRPRLLLCGSEGVGLDHVGPAILHELEKFPVHSLGLPSLLSDPGAKTPEEALVHIFSEARRTTPSILYLPHFHLWWENAHDQLKAVLRTLLEELPSDLPILLFGTSSIPLSELPDEPSSVFSHHSILCLDTPSDEDRSLFFDRLIEAALSIQVEATTKKSGKLDSLPELPKAPKVSAGPKASEVKAKAEAEGHALRRLRMCLRDVCNRILYDKRFSAFHYPVMDEDAPNYRSIIQNPMDMATLLQRVDSGKYITSKAFLEDFDLIVSNAKKYNGDDYNGARIVSRAHELRDSVHGMLSQMDPALVAFCEKIAAEGGPVSVPDELGGDALPQTPVLQSTTMTRASARLRNVQPEVNLGQSYEALRRHKKHADSAHSVPDDELQHQDSLPSKSSDDHEDGASEQRPESTLADGNQPVDVPDTSGCTSRDVMMSDAELSGKIKSVKKQLVKRTKNYGIPQLERLYTRIMKGVFETKTAVTNEDLKTSILSFMLKFAEDALKF